In Methanomicrobium antiquum, one DNA window encodes the following:
- a CDS encoding Coenzyme F420 hydrogenase/dehydrogenase, beta subunit C-terminal domain produces the protein MTAKGDMLLAWAKDPACLERGECGGAVTAILKNALETGLVDAVFAVEKGYDIYTAKPAFITKPEDMDRLGGSLHCGTLLLPKHIKKFLNGAKDMKIAVTLKGCDAKALYELAKRQQINLDNIYSIGLNCGGSISPVAGRRMIEEKFGINPDNVVKEEIDKGQFIIITKDGEHKGIKIDDLEEEGFGRRANCQRCKTKVPRQCDIACGNWGVIGDKAGKATFVEVCSDKGAELVSKASSSGAIETTDADPQGIAIRAKIENSMFKLADKARAEQFAKLGEGKDRLKFIMDETSRCIKCYACIENCPICYCVECSTKKPYLVTPGQIPPPFMFHLIRYSHISDSCINCGQCEELCAMDIPNALYMHAIQVEMENMFGYVPGVNMDLPLLSLVEEPVERKRLNDTGDDQIFNIFSKN, from the coding sequence ATGACAGCAAAAGGTGATATGTTACTGGCATGGGCAAAAGATCCCGCATGTCTTGAAAGAGGAGAATGTGGCGGTGCAGTAACTGCAATTCTTAAAAACGCCCTTGAAACCGGCCTTGTTGATGCAGTATTTGCAGTTGAAAAAGGTTATGATATCTATACTGCAAAACCTGCATTTATCACAAAACCTGAAGATATGGACAGACTTGGCGGTTCACTCCACTGCGGCACTCTTCTACTGCCAAAACATATAAAAAAGTTCCTCAATGGTGCAAAAGATATGAAAATTGCTGTAACCCTGAAGGGTTGCGATGCAAAAGCACTTTATGAACTTGCAAAAAGACAGCAAATCAACCTTGACAACATATACTCAATTGGTCTTAACTGCGGTGGTTCAATAAGCCCTGTTGCAGGAAGAAGAATGATTGAGGAAAAGTTTGGAATTAACCCAGACAATGTTGTAAAAGAAGAAATAGATAAAGGTCAGTTCATTATCATCACAAAAGATGGTGAGCACAAAGGTATAAAAATCGATGACCTTGAAGAAGAAGGATTCGGACGTCGTGCCAATTGCCAACGCTGTAAAACAAAAGTTCCAAGACAGTGTGACATTGCATGTGGTAACTGGGGTGTTATTGGAGATAAAGCCGGAAAAGCAACATTTGTGGAAGTATGCTCTGACAAAGGTGCAGAACTGGTCTCTAAAGCATCTTCATCCGGTGCAATTGAAACTACTGACGCAGATCCACAGGGTATTGCAATCAGGGCAAAGATCGAAAACTCAATGTTCAAACTTGCCGACAAGGCACGTGCAGAACAGTTTGCAAAACTCGGCGAAGGCAAGGACCGTCTGAAGTTTATAATGGACGAGACCTCAAGATGCATAAAATGTTATGCATGTATTGAAAACTGTCCTATCTGCTATTGTGTCGAGTGTTCTACAAAGAAACCCTATCTTGTTACTCCGGGACAGATCCCTCCACCATTTATGTTCCATTTAATCAGATACTCACATATATCAGATTCCTGTATAAATTGTGGTCAGTGTGAAGAACTTTGTGCAATGGATATTCCAAATGCTCTTTACATGCATGCAATTCAGGTTGAAATGGAGAATATGTTCGGTTACGTTCCTGGTGTTAATATGGATCTTCCACTGCTTTCACTTGTAGAAGAGCCG
- the fdhF gene encoding formate dehydrogenase subunit alpha, whose product MELKYVPTTCPYCGTGCTFYLTVVDGKVVGNAPFQRSPVNEGKTCPKGTYAYEFINSLNRLTVPLIKKDGKFVESSWDEAYKLIAEKFKSYNSSEIACLSSARTSNEDNYALMKFARGALKTKHIDHCARLCHSSTVAGLAAVFGSGAMTNSIPDIEEAKCVFIIGSNTFEQHPLIGRRVMRAKKKGAKVIYADPRYTPTAKQADIYMQFKSGSDVAIINCFMHEIIKNGWEDKEFIANRTTGFEELKALVMKDEYSPENVEKISGIPAAQLREAAEVYAKAESAALLYSMGITQHTVGVDNVKSTANLQMVTGNLGRPGTGVNALRGQNNVQGACDMGALPVVFTGYQKVIDPVAYKKFEDAWGFPDGIAPGENGYEVTTMVNVMSDNPGELKAMYIMGENPLLSDPNIDHAKHAFESLEFLVVQDIFLTETAQIADVVLPATCYAEKDGTQTSTERRVQRWRKAQDPSGEAKLDWKIIAEIGAAMGYADQFSWETSEDVFNEIAELTPSYHGMNYERLEKPEGLHWPCPEVDHPGTPILHTQKFATADGLGILTPLEWKAPAEVPDAEYPYIFTTGRTIWHWHTGTMTRNSPTLDHEVPTGWIEINPEDAKELEIVNGEKVRAITRRGEVEVNAKVTKDIMKGVMFMPFHFAECPANRLTNDALDPVSKIPEYKACAIKVEKIQEA is encoded by the coding sequence ATGGAATTAAAGTACGTTCCAACAACCTGTCCATATTGTGGAACAGGTTGCACCTTTTATCTTACAGTTGTTGATGGAAAAGTAGTAGGTAATGCTCCTTTTCAAAGATCACCTGTTAATGAAGGTAAAACATGTCCCAAGGGTACATATGCTTATGAATTTATAAACAGTCTTAACAGACTGACAGTCCCACTTATTAAAAAAGACGGGAAATTCGTAGAATCCTCATGGGATGAAGCATACAAACTTATTGCAGAGAAATTTAAAAGCTACAATTCATCTGAAATAGCATGTCTTTCATCAGCTCGTACTTCAAATGAAGATAATTACGCACTCATGAAATTTGCACGTGGTGCATTAAAGACAAAACACATTGATCACTGTGCACGTCTTTGCCACTCTTCAACAGTAGCAGGACTTGCAGCAGTATTTGGATCAGGTGCAATGACCAATTCAATACCCGATATTGAAGAGGCAAAATGCGTCTTTATCATTGGAAGCAACACTTTTGAACAGCACCCGCTTATTGGTCGTAGAGTAATGCGTGCAAAGAAAAAGGGCGCAAAAGTCATCTACGCAGATCCAAGATACACTCCTACTGCAAAACAGGCTGACATTTACATGCAGTTTAAATCAGGCAGTGATGTAGCAATTATAAACTGCTTTATGCATGAAATCATCAAGAATGGCTGGGAAGACAAAGAATTCATTGCAAACAGAACAACGGGCTTTGAAGAGCTTAAAGCACTTGTAATGAAAGATGAATATTCTCCTGAAAATGTTGAGAAGATATCCGGAATTCCGGCAGCCCAACTTAGAGAAGCCGCAGAAGTATATGCCAAAGCAGAAAGTGCAGCACTTCTTTACTCAATGGGTATCACTCAGCATACAGTTGGTGTAGACAATGTAAAGTCAACAGCAAACCTTCAGATGGTAACCGGAAACCTTGGAAGACCAGGAACCGGAGTAAATGCACTTCGTGGACAGAACAATGTTCAGGGTGCCTGTGATATGGGAGCACTCCCTGTAGTTTTCACAGGATATCAAAAGGTAATCGATCCTGTTGCATACAAAAAATTTGAAGATGCATGGGGATTCCCTGACGGAATTGCTCCTGGAGAAAATGGATACGAAGTCACCACAATGGTCAACGTAATGTCCGATAACCCAGGAGAACTTAAAGCAATGTATATCATGGGTGAAAACCCGCTTTTATCTGATCCAAACATTGACCATGCAAAGCATGCATTTGAATCACTTGAATTCCTCGTAGTTCAGGACATTTTCTTGACCGAAACAGCACAGATTGCAGATGTAGTTTTGCCAGCAACCTGCTATGCAGAAAAAGACGGAACACAGACATCAACTGAACGCCGTGTCCAGAGATGGAGGAAGGCTCAGGATCCATCTGGTGAAGCAAAACTTGACTGGAAAATTATTGCCGAAATAGGAGCAGCAATGGGATATGCTGACCAGTTCTCATGGGAGACATCAGAAGATGTTTTCAATGAAATTGCAGAACTTACACCATCATATCACGGTATGAATTATGAAAGGCTTGAAAAACCAGAAGGACTTCACTGGCCATGTCCTGAAGTAGACCACCCCGGAACACCTATTCTGCATACTCAGAAATTTGCAACCGCTGACGGTCTTGGAATTCTCACACCACTTGAATGGAAAGCACCTGCAGAAGTTCCCGATGCTGAATATCCATATATATTCACAACCGGAAGAACAATCTGGCACTGGCATACAGGTACAATGACCAGAAACTCCCCGACACTTGACCATGAGGTTCCAACCGGATGGATTGAAATCAACCCTGAAGATGCAAAGGAACTTGAAATTGTAAACGGCGAGAAGGTTCGTGCAATAACAAGACGTGGTGAAGTAGAGGTTAATGCAAAGGTTACAAAAGATATCATGAAAGGTGTTATGTTCATGCCATTCCACTTTGCAGAATGTCCTGCAAACAGACTTACAAATGATGCACTGGATCCTGTATCCAAGATTCCTGAGTACAAGGCCTGTGCTATAAAGGTAGAAAAAATTCAGGAGGCCTGA
- a CDS encoding Mu transposase domain-containing protein: MDFCPYDLKYRKVDCYSTVTFERNAYSVPEYCKSEMLALKIYEDYIEILENEAVIATHVRLFGRNESSLKIEHYLSTLRNKPGALRSSKVLKKTNPCFKLLYLSHYQDKPKEFIRILGLMKENPQKDVVSAIESLLEDGIIPDYDSIRLTLDFREKPETESFSYPLDIEMPEPNLAIYDEITSGESRNG, translated from the coding sequence ATGGATTTCTGTCCGTATGATCTAAAGTACCGAAAAGTCGATTGTTATTCCACTGTCACATTTGAACGCAATGCATACTCCGTTCCTGAATACTGCAAATCTGAGATGTTGGCACTGAAGATCTATGAGGACTACATTGAGATATTAGAAAATGAAGCAGTAATTGCCACACATGTTCGTCTATTCGGCAGAAATGAAAGTTCGCTGAAGATCGAGCATTATCTCAGCACCCTTCGAAACAAACCCGGCGCTCTGAGATCTTCAAAGGTACTGAAGAAGACAAATCCCTGTTTTAAGCTACTGTATTTGAGCCATTATCAGGATAAACCTAAGGAATTCATTCGAATCCTTGGTCTGATGAAAGAGAATCCACAGAAAGATGTCGTAAGTGCAATAGAATCGCTTTTGGAAGATGGCATTATTCCGGATTATGATTCAATTCGGCTCACGCTGGATTTCCGGGAGAAACCGGAAACAGAATCATTTAGTTATCCGTTGGATATCGAAATGCCGGAACCAAATCTTGCCATATATGATGAGATCACATCAGGAGAGAGCAGAAATGGATGA